A stretch of the Oenococcus sp. UCMA 16435 genome encodes the following:
- a CDS encoding putative bacteriocin export ABC transporter, whose amino-acid sequence MANNKIVKIDGLNKKFKRKNVFSDFSLSVPEKAITTIFGSSGSGKSTLLNIVGLLETYNSGNVELFGQETPKINSRKAMLIRRNKIGYLFQNFGLMEINNIKQNLNIGLQYEKLSVKEKRIKMEQALEQVGLNKKLNDHIYNLSVGERQRVAIARILLKPAELILADEPTGSLDPDNRDYIMKKLLQIKDKGKTILVVSHDSKFKEISDNVVQI is encoded by the coding sequence ATGGCGAATAATAAAATTGTGAAAATTGATGGCCTGAATAAGAAGTTTAAGAGGAAAAATGTTTTTAGTGATTTTTCTTTATCTGTACCAGAAAAAGCAATTACCACTATATTTGGATCTAGTGGTAGCGGGAAATCGACATTGCTAAACATAGTCGGTTTGTTAGAAACTTATAATTCGGGAAACGTAGAGCTATTTGGACAAGAAACTCCGAAAATTAATAGTCGAAAAGCAATGCTTATTAGAAGAAATAAAATTGGTTATTTATTTCAAAATTTTGGCTTAATGGAAATCAATAACATCAAACAAAATTTGAACATTGGATTGCAGTATGAGAAATTGTCTGTCAAAGAAAAAAGAATTAAGATGGAGCAAGCATTAGAGCAAGTCGGGTTGAATAAGAAATTAAATGATCATATATATAATTTATCCGTTGGAGAACGACAAAGAGTGGCAATTGCACGAATATTGCTTAAACCAGCTGAACTTATCCTGGCAGATGAGCCAACTGGTTCTTTGGATCCGGACAACAGAGACTATATTATGAAAAAATTACTGCAGATAAAAGACAAAGGAAAGACAATCCTAGTTGTATCTCACGATTCCAAATTTAAGGAAATAAGTGATAATGTAGTGCAAATCTAA
- a CDS encoding helix-turn-helix transcriptional regulator: MTLGSSLQEARKQKNFTQANIAKKLYVTRQTVSRWEQNKVLPNIYVLYKLSRLYELSLDRLVSESEKNVSGGNPMKNKKNSFKIFKLILFDLFLFS, from the coding sequence ATGACATTAGGCAGTTCATTACAAGAAGCCAGAAAGCAAAAGAACTTTACTCAAGCTAATATTGCTAAAAAATTGTACGTCACTAGACAAACTGTTTCCAGATGGGAACAGAACAAAGTTCTACCCAATATTTATGTCTTGTATAAATTAAGCCGATTATACGAACTGTCTTTGGATCGGCTGGTCTCTGAAAGTGAAAAAAATGTTTCCGGAGGGAATCCCATGAAAAATAAAAAGAACAGTTTCAAGATCTTTAAGTTAATCTTATTTGATCTATTTCTCTTTTCTTGA
- a CDS encoding divalent metal cation transporter, translating to MADELTKPKKLFSSTEGNVQAQKSLSEVNGSIAVPHNAGFWRTLKAYMGPGVLIAVGYMDPGNWITSIAGGSQFRYTLLSVVLISSLIAMLLQAMAAKLGIVTGKDLAQLTREHTSKGVGIMLWVIAELAIMATDVAEIIGSAIAIRLLFDIPLIVGIVITASDVLILLLLMKLGFHKIEGIVATLVMVILLVFAYEVFLASPSITGILEGYIPVTSILTKNSMLYLSLGIVGATVMPHDLYLGSSISQTRKVDRAKREDVAQAVRFLTIDSNTQLFLAFIVNSLLLILGAALFYGTSSSVGRFVDLFNALSNKAVVGAIASPALSMLFAVALLASGQSSTITGTLSGQIIMEGFIHLKMPMWAQRLLTRLLSVTPVLLFAIYYRGNEAKIEDLLTFSQVFLSVALPFAMIPLVKFSSDKRLMGEFANKPWVCITAWTVTVVLIILNVWLILQTLGLF from the coding sequence ATGGCAGATGAATTAACCAAGCCTAAGAAGTTGTTCAGCAGCACAGAAGGAAATGTGCAAGCACAAAAAAGTTTGAGTGAGGTCAACGGATCTATCGCGGTCCCACATAATGCCGGGTTCTGGCGTACCCTTAAGGCATACATGGGACCGGGGGTGCTGATCGCTGTTGGCTACATGGATCCCGGTAACTGGATCACCTCAATTGCAGGTGGTTCGCAGTTCCGTTACACTTTGCTGTCAGTGGTACTGATTTCTAGTCTGATTGCCATGCTGCTTCAAGCTATGGCGGCTAAGCTTGGCATTGTGACGGGTAAGGATCTGGCTCAACTAACGCGCGAGCATACCAGCAAAGGAGTTGGTATCATGCTTTGGGTGATTGCCGAACTGGCCATTATGGCCACTGATGTCGCGGAAATCATCGGCTCGGCAATCGCGATTCGGCTTTTGTTCGATATTCCGCTGATCGTTGGTATTGTAATCACGGCTTCGGATGTGTTGATTCTGCTGCTACTTATGAAACTCGGTTTTCATAAGATCGAAGGCATTGTGGCGACACTGGTAATGGTGATCTTGCTGGTGTTCGCCTATGAGGTGTTCCTGGCAAGCCCTAGTATCACTGGAATTTTAGAAGGCTACATTCCGGTGACCAGTATTTTGACCAAGAATTCAATGCTGTATTTAAGCCTTGGCATCGTTGGGGCCACGGTGATGCCGCATGATCTGTACTTGGGATCGTCCATCTCGCAAACACGCAAAGTTGATCGAGCCAAGCGTGAAGACGTTGCACAGGCAGTGCGCTTTTTAACCATTGATTCCAACACGCAGTTGTTTTTGGCCTTCATCGTTAACAGTTTGCTTCTGATTCTGGGTGCGGCGTTGTTCTATGGCACCTCGAGTTCCGTAGGGCGGTTTGTGGATCTGTTCAATGCCTTGAGCAACAAAGCCGTTGTCGGTGCTATTGCCAGTCCGGCCCTGTCGATGCTGTTTGCCGTTGCACTGCTTGCTTCGGGCCAAAGCTCTACGATCACTGGGACCTTGTCCGGCCAGATTATCATGGAAGGTTTCATTCACTTGAAGATGCCAATGTGGGCACAGCGTTTGCTAACGCGTCTTTTGTCAGTGACTCCGGTACTTCTGTTTGCCATCTATTACCGCGGCAATGAGGCGAAGATTGAAGACCTCTTGACTTTTTCCCAAGTATTCTTGAGTGTGGCGCTACCCTTTGCCATGATTCCGTTGGTGAAGTTCAGCAGCGACAAGCGGTTGATGGGCGAGTTTGCTAACAAGCCTTGGGTATGTATTACTGCCTGGACGGTCACGGTGGTTTTGATCATCTTGAATGTTTGGCTGATCCTTCAAACTCTTGGGCTGTTCTAG
- a CDS encoding TetR/AcrR family transcriptional regulator, which produces MSEEADSLRERLITVARTLFVTKGYNATTTREINAVAGTAGGLLYYYFPHGKRQLLDTIIRDGVAGRMAKVQIQLNQASDVSGIEAALMKTFDQIWIVFSAEASYQSFIITIRERALLSAEQSGWLAKLLNKIVVQLTNELATVRSILPGLKKSDCVTFARMILALFQKSLYDELLIANHRQPSAETRVQVKASLHLLLGMAIR; this is translated from the coding sequence ATGAGTGAAGAAGCCGATTCGCTACGCGAAAGATTGATAACAGTGGCCCGCACCCTGTTTGTTACCAAGGGTTACAATGCTACGACTACTCGTGAGATCAATGCGGTCGCAGGAACGGCTGGGGGCCTGCTTTATTACTATTTTCCGCATGGCAAACGCCAATTGCTGGATACCATAATCCGCGATGGTGTAGCTGGTCGTATGGCCAAGGTGCAGATTCAGTTGAATCAGGCAAGTGATGTTTCAGGTATTGAGGCTGCCTTGATGAAGACTTTTGATCAGATTTGGATCGTCTTTAGCGCCGAAGCCAGTTATCAGTCTTTTATTATCACGATTCGCGAGCGTGCTCTGCTCTCGGCCGAGCAATCTGGCTGGCTTGCCAAGCTGCTAAACAAAATTGTTGTTCAGTTGACAAACGAGTTGGCGACAGTGCGGTCTATTTTGCCTGGGCTCAAGAAGTCCGACTGTGTAACGTTTGCCCGCATGATCCTGGCTCTTTTTCAAAAATCTTTGTATGACGAGTTGTTAATAGCCAATCATCGTCAACCCAGTGCGGAAACTCGAGTACAGGTTAAGGCTTCCTTGCATCTGCTGCTTGGGATGGCGATCCGATAA
- a CDS encoding 1-acyl-sn-glycerol-3-phosphate acyltransferase produces the protein MIESKAQDPHEQVIENIQRAVQSGRFNDKVEVSDPRLKPTEEKAVIRDYLARQHTLNHIINNVIVRTSMNLTARWLTNGITISGQNKLVQIPGGAIVTSNHFSPIDNLVVRKSLGMPRLYIVSQTTNLKMSGTLGYIFNNADILPITTNISYLAHKFPSILSKVLQSGHKVLIYPEQEMWYNYRKPRPPKRGAYYYAARFNVPVISCFVAIKSLNRQISPSFNKVTYSMQILDPIFPDPTKSVRENSYAMMKRDYAQKCTAYERAYQRPLTYRFSPDDIAGWRSN, from the coding sequence ATGATCGAATCAAAAGCCCAAGATCCGCACGAACAGGTGATCGAAAACATTCAGCGTGCTGTTCAGAGTGGTCGCTTCAACGATAAGGTCGAAGTCAGCGACCCGAGACTGAAGCCTACTGAGGAAAAGGCGGTCATCCGCGACTATCTGGCACGTCAGCACACTCTGAACCACATCATCAACAACGTGATAGTACGCACTAGTATGAACCTGACTGCACGGTGGCTCACTAATGGCATCACTATTTCAGGTCAGAATAAATTAGTCCAGATTCCTGGCGGTGCCATTGTCACCAGCAATCATTTTAGCCCCATAGATAACTTGGTCGTTCGCAAGTCTCTGGGTATGCCCCGTCTGTATATCGTCAGCCAGACTACCAATCTTAAAATGTCCGGAACGCTGGGTTACATATTCAACAACGCAGACATCTTGCCAATCACCACAAACATCAGTTACCTTGCCCACAAGTTTCCCAGCATACTGAGTAAGGTACTGCAAAGCGGTCACAAAGTTCTAATCTATCCGGAACAGGAAATGTGGTACAACTACCGAAAACCTCGGCCGCCAAAACGCGGCGCATACTACTATGCAGCCCGCTTTAATGTACCTGTGATCTCATGTTTTGTCGCGATTAAAAGCTTAAACCGCCAGATCAGTCCGTCATTCAATAAGGTAACCTATAGCATGCAAATCCTCGATCCAATTTTCCCGGATCCAACGAAAAGCGTGCGCGAAAACAGTTATGCAATGATGAAACGAGACTACGCGCAAAAGTGCACCGCTTACGAAAGAGCCTATCAGCGCCCCTTGACTTATCGATTTTCGCCGGACGACATCGCCGGTTGGCGTAGCAATTAA
- a CDS encoding glycosyltransferase family 8 protein, with amino-acid sequence MLNSYTIFYSVDDNYVDPLTVSLHSLVANSNPSKKYFVIILTENLTQDHKTQLLAEAAPNVTIVFESILTRFKAQITDKNNKLRADYFTYTIYFRLFIAKLFPTLNRAVYLDADTVVATDISRLFEVNLHGSLLGAVIDPFMAANPTTSKYTNKAVGVDVHRYCNSGVLLMDLDKLRQANFSERFLYLLNQYHFHSLAPDQDYINAIARDRLRYLDESWNVQGKRPKITTPKIIHYNLFDKPWHYKNVPNGDYFWHYANELPAVSSKLHQTRADFGPEQVANDLKHKNELMRLAAVTGNEKVTFASLAISGGQVQL; translated from the coding sequence ATGTTAAATTCATACACCATTTTTTACTCGGTCGATGATAACTATGTTGATCCGCTTACCGTTTCTTTACATTCGCTAGTTGCCAATAGTAATCCTAGCAAAAAATATTTCGTGATCATTTTGACCGAGAATCTTACGCAGGATCACAAGACACAACTCCTGGCAGAAGCTGCACCTAACGTTACGATTGTTTTTGAATCAATTCTGACACGATTCAAGGCCCAGATCACAGATAAAAACAATAAGTTGCGCGCCGATTATTTCACCTACACAATCTACTTTCGGCTGTTTATCGCAAAACTGTTTCCTACACTTAACCGCGCTGTTTATTTGGATGCGGACACAGTAGTGGCAACCGACATCTCTCGTTTATTTGAAGTAAATCTGCATGGATCTTTGCTGGGAGCCGTTATCGATCCTTTCATGGCCGCCAATCCAACCACTAGCAAATATACAAACAAAGCCGTGGGTGTAGATGTCCACCGATACTGTAACTCGGGCGTTCTGCTAATGGATCTGGATAAACTTAGGCAAGCCAATTTTTCCGAGCGTTTTCTATACCTGCTCAATCAATACCACTTCCACAGTCTGGCCCCGGATCAAGACTATATTAATGCCATTGCCCGCGACCGCCTTCGATATTTGGACGAAAGCTGGAATGTACAAGGCAAACGGCCGAAGATCACCACACCGAAAATCATTCACTACAACCTTTTTGACAAACCATGGCATTACAAAAATGTGCCAAATGGTGATTATTTTTGGCACTACGCAAATGAGTTACCAGCTGTTTCAAGCAAGTTGCACCAAACTCGAGCCGACTTCGGCCCTGAGCAGGTGGCCAATGATCTTAAACACAAAAATGAATTGATGCGATTGGCCGCCGTCACCGGCAACGAAAAAGTCACGTTTGCTAGTCTAGCCATTTCAGGAGGACAGGTACAATTATGA
- a CDS encoding glycosyltransferase family 8 protein produces the protein MNLLYCGDAQVKDGVLLSVISLLEQTNEPLNIYIFTARLRVDGTQFEPFSNSYVIKLRDLVKKHNPQSSVRLVDMTTAMTKLPPTANLASRFTPYCMLRLYSDLVPGMPNRLLYLDADVLCCQDPLHFYNQDLTGTEYVGVLDHYGQWFFHHSLHLRDYINSGVLLLNLTMIRTTGLFARCRQRCLTTHMFMPDQSAINKLSHTKRIAPRKFNDQHGPHQDTVFLHFSTRLSFWPWLHPVTIKPWEVQAARTILDPNSSTTKGLYNEYQAVRTRRKG, from the coding sequence ATGAACCTACTCTATTGTGGTGATGCCCAAGTCAAGGATGGTGTACTACTGTCTGTCATTTCTTTGCTCGAGCAAACCAACGAACCTTTAAATATCTATATCTTCACTGCCAGGCTCAGAGTCGACGGCACTCAGTTTGAACCCTTCAGTAATTCCTACGTCATTAAATTGCGTGATCTGGTAAAAAAACATAATCCGCAAAGCTCGGTGCGACTGGTTGATATGACAACTGCAATGACCAAGCTGCCACCAACGGCCAATCTTGCAAGCCGCTTCACTCCATATTGCATGCTGCGCCTGTACAGCGACTTAGTACCAGGCATGCCCAACCGGCTATTGTATCTTGACGCCGATGTACTCTGCTGCCAGGATCCGTTGCACTTTTATAATCAAGATCTCACCGGTACCGAATATGTCGGGGTACTCGATCATTACGGTCAGTGGTTCTTTCACCACAGTTTGCACCTACGCGATTACATCAATTCTGGCGTGTTGTTGCTGAATTTAACCATGATTCGTACCACGGGCCTGTTTGCCCGCTGCCGTCAACGTTGTTTGACCACTCATATGTTTATGCCGGATCAAAGTGCGATCAATAAGTTATCGCACACTAAGCGAATCGCACCACGCAAGTTCAACGATCAGCATGGTCCACATCAAGATACAGTTTTTCTTCATTTTTCCACTCGACTGTCATTTTGGCCATGGCTTCACCCAGTCACTATCAAACCTTGGGAAGTACAGGCTGCTCGTACCATACTTGATCCTAATTCCAGTACTACTAAAGGTCTTTACAATGAATATCAAGCTGTTCGCACGCGTAGAAAAGGATGA